A genome region from Neisseria meningitidis includes the following:
- the purF gene encoding amidophosphoribosyltransferase: MCGVLGLVSHEPVNQLLYDGLQMLQHRGQDAAGIATAEGGTFHMHKGKGMVREVFRTRNMRDLVGNAGIAHVRYPTAGNAGSSAEAQPFYVSSPFGIVLAHNGNLTNTAELYENVCNKHLRHVNTSSDSEVLLNVFAHELRREVSKNADPHRLNADNIFNAVAEVHRLVHGAYGVVAMIAGYGMLAFRDPYGIRPLVLGSQTDSEGRKSYAVASESVAFNALAYDLERDIRPGEAVFVGFDGTIIARQCSDKAKLSPCLFEYVYFARPDSVIDGVSVYQSRLDMGVSLAEKIKRELPVDGIDVVMPIPDTSRPSAMELAVHLKKPYREGLIKNRYIGRTFIMPGQATRKKSVRQKLSPMETEFAGKSVLLVDDSIVRGTTSREIVEMVRAAGARKVYIASAAPEVRYPNVYGIDMPTREELIANGRSAAEIAAEIGADGIVFQDLGDLEAVVKALNPKIESFDSSCFNGIYQTGDIDDAYLDRLSAEKSGCGGLKIHPSRMEHSISISDAGDEE, encoded by the coding sequence ATGTGCGGCGTATTAGGTTTGGTCAGTCATGAACCCGTGAACCAGCTTCTGTACGACGGTTTGCAGATGTTGCAGCACAGGGGGCAGGATGCGGCGGGCATTGCAACGGCGGAAGGCGGTACCTTCCATATGCACAAAGGCAAAGGCATGGTGCGCGAAGTGTTCCGCACACGCAATATGCGCGATTTGGTCGGCAACGCCGGCATCGCCCACGTCCGTTATCCTACTGCGGGCAACGCGGGCAGCAGCGCGGAGGCGCAGCCTTTCTACGTCAGCTCGCCGTTCGGCATCGTTTTGGCGCACAACGGCAACCTCACCAACACGGCCGAACTTTATGAAAACGTGTGCAACAAACACCTGCGCCACGTCAACACCAGCTCCGATTCCGAAGTCTTGCTCAACGTATTCGCGCACGAATTGCGCCGCGAAGTCTCTAAAAACGCCGACCCGCACCGGCTCAATGCCGACAATATTTTCAACGCCGTTGCCGAAGTCCACCGCCTGGTGCACGGCGCATACGGTGTGGTTGCCATGATTGCGGGCTACGGTATGCTTGCCTTCCGCGACCCTTACGGCATCCGCCCGCTGGTATTGGGTTCGCAAACCGACAGCGAAGGCAGGAAATCCTATGCCGTCGCCTCCGAATCCGTCGCCTTCAACGCGCTTGCCTACGATTTGGAACGCGATATCCGGCCGGGCGAAGCGGTATTTGTCGGCTTTGACGGCACAATCATCGCCCGACAATGCAGCGATAAGGCCAAACTCAGCCCCTGCCTTTTTGAATACGTCTATTTTGCCCGTCCCGACTCCGTGATTGACGGCGTGTCCGTTTACCAGTCGCGCTTGGATATGGGCGTGTCCTTGGCGGAAAAAATCAAACGCGAGCTGCCCGTGGACGGCATCGATGTCGTGATGCCCATCCCCGACACCAGCCGCCCCAGCGCGATGGAGCTTGCTGTCCACCTCAAAAAGCCTTACCGCGAAGGTTTGATTAAAAACCGCTATATCGGCCGCACCTTTATTATGCCCGGCCAGGCGACGCGCAAAAAATCCGTGCGCCAAAAACTCAGCCCGATGGAAACCGAATTTGCAGGCAAAAGCGTGTTGCTGGTGGACGACTCCATCGTGCGCGGTACGACCAGCCGTGAAATCGTCGAAATGGTACGCGCGGCTGGCGCGCGCAAAGTCTATATCGCCTCCGCCGCGCCCGAAGTGCGCTATCCCAACGTATACGGCATCGATATGCCCACGCGCGAAGAGTTGATTGCCAATGGGCGCAGCGCGGCGGAAATCGCCGCCGAAATCGGCGCGGACGGCATCGTGTTTCAAGACTTGGGCGATTTGGAAGCCGTCGTCAAAGCACTCAACCCGAAAATCGAATCCTTCGATTCGTCCTGTTTCAACGGCATTTATCAGACCGGCGACATCGATGATGCCTACCTCGACCGCCTGTCTGCCGAGAAATCCGGCTGCGGCGGTCTGAAAATCCACCCGAGCAGGATGGAACACAGCATCAGCATCAGCGATGCGGGCGACGAAGAATAA
- a CDS encoding CvpA family protein, with amino-acid sequence MNNLPVADLLVSAIIAACIVLSAMRGVIAEAGSMAAWVVAFFFAKLFAAPFADIAFASFQPRLFALALSFISLFVIACLIQKILRSLLTGAVSAVGLGFANRILGGVFGALKGILIITLLVMLASKTDLPDTEEWRQSYTLPFFVSLSEAVLNHSGGTAETPEDD; translated from the coding sequence ATGAATAACCTCCCCGTTGCCGACCTCCTCGTCTCCGCCATCATCGCCGCCTGCATCGTGCTATCCGCGATGCGCGGCGTGATTGCGGAGGCTGGCTCAATGGCGGCATGGGTGGTTGCCTTTTTTTTCGCCAAACTCTTTGCCGCACCCTTCGCCGACATCGCCTTTGCATCGTTCCAACCCCGCCTGTTTGCATTGGCTCTGTCGTTCATTTCCCTATTCGTCATTGCCTGTCTGATCCAGAAAATACTCCGCTCGCTGCTGACCGGGGCAGTTTCGGCGGTCGGTTTGGGCTTTGCCAACCGCATTTTGGGCGGCGTATTCGGTGCATTGAAAGGCATTTTGATTATTACCCTGCTGGTCATGCTCGCTTCAAAAACCGACCTGCCCGATACCGAAGAATGGCGGCAATCTTACACACTGCCGTTTTTCGTATCGCTTTCCGAAGCCGTGTTGAACCATAGCGGCGGCACGGCGGAAACTCCGGAAGACGATTGA